One Sulfurirhabdus autotrophica DNA window includes the following coding sequences:
- the serS gene encoding serine--tRNA ligase, with protein MLDIQLLRNDLEGVAQRLLTRGFELDVHQFQTLEQDRKTIQTRTQELQAKRNQTSKLIGQAKAKGEDVSAIMAEVANLGDELKEAESQLDALQAKLNDILQQIPNLPHESVPTGKSEEDNVEIRRFGTPKAFDFPVKDHVDVGEGLKWLDFATATKISAARFTLLKGSLAKLHRALAQFMLDVHTEEHGYCEVYVPYLVNAESMYGTGQLPKFEADLFAVQKGETEKLYLIPTAEVPVTNIVRDEIVPMEDLPLKFVAHTPCFRSEAGSYGKDTRGMIRQHQFEKVEMVQIVHPSKSYEVLEELTGHAEAILQKLELPYRVVSLCTGDIGFSSAKTYDLEVWLPAQDTYREISSCSNFEAFQARRMQARFRNEKGKPELAHTINGSGLAVGRTLVAVLENYQNADGSVTIPNVLRPYMNGMEKITTK; from the coding sequence ACTCGTGGATTTGAACTGGATGTTCACCAGTTTCAGACGCTGGAACAGGATCGCAAGACGATTCAAACACGCACACAAGAATTGCAGGCCAAACGTAACCAAACTTCTAAGTTGATCGGCCAGGCTAAAGCAAAAGGCGAAGATGTATCAGCCATTATGGCTGAGGTGGCAAACTTGGGTGACGAATTAAAAGAAGCGGAATCTCAATTGGATGCATTGCAGGCAAAGCTGAATGATATCCTTCAACAAATTCCTAATTTACCCCATGAAAGTGTACCTACAGGTAAATCTGAAGAAGATAATGTCGAGATTCGTCGTTTTGGGACGCCAAAAGCTTTTGATTTTCCGGTAAAAGATCATGTAGATGTAGGTGAAGGGTTAAAATGGCTGGATTTTGCAACGGCGACTAAGATCAGTGCTGCGCGCTTTACCTTACTGAAAGGTTCGCTTGCAAAATTGCATCGTGCTCTCGCACAGTTTATGCTGGATGTACACACAGAAGAACATGGTTATTGCGAGGTGTACGTTCCTTATCTGGTCAATGCTGAAAGCATGTATGGCACCGGGCAATTGCCTAAATTTGAAGCGGATTTGTTTGCCGTACAAAAGGGCGAAACTGAAAAACTGTATCTTATTCCTACTGCAGAAGTGCCGGTGACGAATATCGTACGTGACGAAATTGTGCCGATGGAAGATCTGCCTTTGAAATTTGTAGCCCACACTCCATGCTTCCGGTCTGAGGCAGGTTCATATGGTAAAGACACACGGGGTATGATACGTCAGCATCAATTTGAAAAGGTGGAGATGGTGCAAATTGTTCACCCCTCCAAATCCTATGAAGTGCTGGAAGAACTGACAGGCCACGCCGAAGCTATTTTGCAGAAACTGGAGCTACCTTATCGAGTTGTTTCCCTGTGTACTGGGGATATTGGTTTTTCTTCTGCAAAAACCTATGATCTTGAAGTGTGGTTACCTGCCCAGGATACATATCGTGAAATTTCATCCTGTAGCAATTTTGAAGCGTTTCAGGCGCGTCGTATGCAAGCTCGTTTTCGCAACGAGAAAGGCAAACCGGAACTGGCACATACCATCAATGGCTCAGGTCTTGCAGTAGGGCGTACATTGGTGGCTGTTCTGGAAAATTATCAGAATGCAGACGGGAGCGTGACAATTCCAAACGTGTTGAGACCCTACATGAATGGTATGGAAAAAATCACCACTAAATGA
- the mltF gene encoding membrane-bound lytic murein transglycosylase MltF: MFKHNHKGNLFYFIVLFTLAFAGCNQTDTPPPPPKPIPAAQKSGEIVVMTRNSATAYYENADGNFVGLEHDLAVLFAKEVGLKIRFVVAKKFDDIIPTVQAQQVHFAAAGLSITPAREKKVRFSGPYQLVQQQVVYNTDFPKPKAMKDLIGKNIEVVAGSSYVERLSEAKKLFPALSWKETQVMESEELLDRLGANKVEIVIADSNIVDVAENFNPNIAVAFNFGKPEYLAWAFSKDADPYLYEKSKLFFKRIKKDGTLKRLIDRYYGHVDRLERPDIVGFLDKMNKVLPRYRRMFQQAQESTGIDWRLIAALGYQESHWDPLATSPTGVRGLMMLTGDTADRMGVKDRLDPKESIAAGAEYLLDMREMIPGRISEPDRTLLALASYNVGYGHLEDARILAQRQKLNPDSWSDLKTTLPLLSITDYHSTVKHGYARGGEPVLFVKNIHTYYDILVKFEKPYKPMLPKFNSQLLANKER; this comes from the coding sequence ATTTTTAAACATAATCATAAGGGCAACCTGTTCTATTTTATCGTTTTGTTTACTCTGGCTTTTGCAGGTTGCAACCAGACTGATACCCCTCCCCCCCCTCCCAAGCCTATACCCGCAGCGCAAAAGAGTGGTGAAATTGTGGTTATGACCCGAAATAGCGCCACTGCATACTATGAAAATGCAGATGGCAATTTTGTAGGGCTAGAACACGACCTGGCTGTGTTATTTGCCAAGGAAGTCGGCTTAAAGATCAGGTTTGTCGTAGCCAAGAAGTTTGATGACATCATTCCAACTGTACAAGCACAGCAAGTTCACTTTGCAGCGGCAGGGCTGAGCATTACCCCTGCCCGAGAAAAGAAAGTTCGTTTCAGCGGTCCATATCAACTCGTTCAGCAGCAAGTTGTCTATAACACTGATTTTCCAAAACCAAAAGCAATGAAGGATCTTATAGGAAAGAATATTGAGGTGGTTGCAGGCAGTAGCTATGTAGAAAGACTGAGCGAAGCCAAAAAGCTATTCCCAGCTCTAAGCTGGAAAGAAACTCAAGTAATGGAAAGTGAAGAGTTACTGGATAGATTGGGTGCGAACAAAGTAGAAATTGTTATTGCAGATTCCAACATCGTAGATGTGGCAGAAAACTTTAATCCGAACATTGCAGTTGCGTTCAATTTTGGCAAACCTGAATATCTTGCCTGGGCATTTTCTAAAGATGCAGATCCTTATTTATATGAAAAATCAAAACTGTTCTTTAAACGTATTAAAAAAGATGGCACTTTAAAAAGGCTTATTGACCGTTATTATGGCCACGTCGATCGTCTTGAACGTCCAGACATAGTAGGATTTCTCGACAAGATGAATAAGGTACTGCCACGCTATCGGCGTATGTTTCAACAAGCGCAAGAAAGCACAGGTATCGACTGGCGGTTAATTGCAGCTTTAGGTTATCAGGAGTCCCACTGGGATCCCCTTGCCACCTCACCTACCGGGGTGCGTGGATTGATGATGTTGACGGGTGATACTGCAGACCGCATGGGTGTAAAAGATCGACTTGATCCGAAGGAAAGTATTGCAGCGGGTGCAGAGTATCTGCTGGATATGCGTGAAATGATTCCTGGCAGAATTAGTGAACCAGATCGCACATTGCTTGCATTAGCATCCTACAACGTTGGATATGGCCATTTAGAGGATGCACGTATCCTGGCACAGAGACAAAAATTAAATCCGGATTCCTGGTCTGATTTAAAAACGACCCTGCCGCTTTTGAGTATAACTGACTACCATAGCACAGTTAAACATGGTTATGCACGTGGGGGGGAGCCTGTCCTTTTTGTAAAGAATATCCATACTTACTACGATATTCTCGTCAAATTTGAAAAGCCCTACAAACCAATGTTGCCTAAGTTTAATAGCCAACTACTTGCTAACAAGGAACGCTAA